The Parambassis ranga chromosome 14, fParRan2.1, whole genome shotgun sequence genome includes a window with the following:
- the esama gene encoding endothelial cell adhesion molecule a: MEVCTTSRKLTLLSFTFLLGLSGIRAKMQIPQTSIDVIKGQMVVLKASYAAQPGIDPSTNTILWNYVSDNAQLIISYTKGSMSVGSSQFKGRVGFLSNMPSWDVSLYINNTQESDSGRYLCQVIIPDNPGLTGELLLDVKVPPAVPTCSLSGKPVLKGNVTLSCKSSTGKPIPLYKWKKTSPTSEVFFSPMLNEKTGTLKLSNLSGNMSGKYVCSASNTAGEESCSINLEIVTSTNVGMIVGATVGSVVGFIFLLLLCFVFLLKRRRDSEDDMANEIKEDAQAPKRVSWAKSGMGSDIISKNGTLSSIASSPHHKEPSLHHNNHHHHHLQQYPQRPPSDTASIITATGSTAGYRPSRHHGASTPTHYSYNNNTTLPRGQPVTSETSSNNGSSLPRPERYTQLPQAQALPQTYSQPQRQVQATPSPPPLPTSTITASNITRMGGVPIMVPAQNQAGSLV, from the exons GCATACGGGCCAAAATGCAGATACCCCAAACCAGCATAGACGTGATCAAGGGTCAGATGGTGGTGCTTAAAGCTTCATACGCCGCACAGCCAGGCATTGACCCGAGCACCAACACCATCCTCTGGAACTATGTCTCCGACAACGCCCAGCTG ATCATCTCCTACACTAAAGGCTCCATGAGTGTAGGCAGCTCCCAGTTCAAGGGTCGTGTTGGTTTCCTCAGTAACATGCCCTCATGGGACGTGTCGCTGTACATCAACAACACCCAGGAGAGCGACTCTGGACGCTACCTCTGCCAGGTCATCATCCCAGATAACCCTGGTCTCACTGGGGAGCTCCTTCTGGATGTGAAGG TCCCCCCTGCTGTCCCTACGTGCTCGCTATCAGGGAAGCCGGTGCTAAAAGGAAACGTGACTCTGAGCTGCAAGTCCAGCACGGGGAAACCCATTCCTCTGTACAAGTGGAAGAAAACCAGCCCCACCTCTGAGGTCTTCTTCTCACCCATGCTTA ATGAGAAGACCGGCACTCTGAAGCTAAGCAACCTGAGCGGTAACATGTCGGGAAAGTACGTCTGCTCAGCCAGCAACACAGCCGGAGAAGAGAGCTGTTCCATCAACCTGGAGATTGTTACCT CCACTAATGTGGGGATGATCGTTGGTGCCACAGTGGGATCAGTGGTCggcttcatcttcctcctcctcctctgttttgttttcctgctgaagAGGCGTCGAGACAGCGAGGATGACATGGCCAATGAAATCAA GGAGGACGCTCAGGCTCCAAAGCGAGTGTCCTGGGCTAAGAGCGGCATGGGTTCTGACATCATCTCCAAGAACGGCACCCTGTCCTCCATCGCCTCCAGCCCACACCACAAAGAGCCCTCCCTCCACcacaacaaccaccaccaccaccacctccaacagTACCCCCAGCGCCCACCCTCAGACACCGCCTCCATCatcaccgccacgggcagcacgGCCGGCTACAGACCCTCCCGTCACCATGGGgcctccacccccacccactacagctacaacaacaacaccaccctACCACGCGGGCAACCCGTCACATCCGAAACCAGCAGCAATAACGGGAGCTCCCTACCGAGGCCAGAGCGATACACCCAGCTgccccaggcccaggcgctgcCGCAGACTTACAGCCAGCCCCAGAGACAGGTCCAGGCCACTCCATCTCCTCCACCACTGCCCACTTCTACCATCACAGCCTCCAACATCACCCGTATGGGTGGGGTGCCCATCATGGTGCCTGCACAGAACCAGGCTGGGTCTCTGGTCTGA
- the LOC114446412 gene encoding kelch-like protein 10, with protein sequence MMELIIEFAYTGSVNVMESNALRLFMAADYLCIEDLVQICCKSFEKLLCPHNCISIWQFTQNYHIPELQLKAFHYVLSHFEHVVFSEEFLQLSAQDVSDIISRDNLNVRQEAAVFEAIIRWITHEPQEREGYADLLLPKVRLSMMPTEYIQSHVLSNKLVTDNLRCQAMVSEVIECKDRILGRPRLPPAILLAIGGWNSSGLCIEAFDVRANRWMNITNLSERPRAYHGAAYLGGYVYCVGGIDQVLTETNSVCRFNLSTRTWQEVAPMHYRRCYVSVTVLNGCIYAMGGHDGRTHLSSAEFYQPETNQWLEIAPMHEQRSDASCTALNGKIYICGGWNGNEYLQTAECYNPETNQWTLISPMSSRRRGLGVIAYDNHVYAIGGCNRTDCLQTAEVYNPHTNTWRIVSSVLTPRRSFGIEVVEDRIFVVGGFCGYNIISNVEYYDSETNEWSQACDMDVFRGALSCCVFSGLPNMADYTIPR encoded by the exons atgatggagctcatcattgagtttgcatacaccggctctgttaacgtgatGGAGTCCAATGCActgaggcttttcatggcagctgattacctctGTATCGAGGacctggtgcaaatatgctgcaaatcTTTTGAAAAGCTGCTCTGCCCACACAACTGCATcagcatctggcagttcacacaAAACTACCACATCCCTGAACTGCagctcaaggctttccactatgtcctcagtcactttgagcaCGTGGTTTTCagcgaagagttcctgcagctctcggcccaggatgtcagtgacatcatcagccgtgACAACCtgaatgtgagacaggaggcagcagtgtttgaggccatcattcggtggatcacacatgaacctcaggaacgagaaggatacgcagatcttctcctgccaaag gtcaggctgagcatgatgcctacagagtacatacagagtcatgtgctgtccaataagctggtgacggacaacttgaggtgccaggccatggtctctgaggtcatcgaatgcaaagacagaatcctcggtcggcctcgtctgcctcCTGCCATtctattggccattggaggctggaACAGCAGCGGTCTATGtatcgaggcatttgacgtccgtgcaaatcgctggatgaacataacaaacctttctgagcgTCCTCGTGCctatcatggtgcagcctacctcggtgggtatgtctactgtgttggtggcatTGACCAGGTGTTGACAGAAACCAATAGTGTGTGCAGGTTCAACCTGAGCACACGGAcgtggcaagaggtggcaccgatgcactatcgccgctgttatgtgagcgtgactgtgctgaacgggtgcatctacgccatgggaggccATGATGGGCGcacacatctcagcagtgctgagttctaccagccagaaaccaaccagtggcttgaaattgcacccatgcatgagcagaggagcgacgccagctgcacagcactcaacggcaag atctacatatgtggtggatggAACGGGAATGAgtacctgcaaacagcagagtgctacaacccagagaccaaccagtggaccctgatctctcccatgagcagccggcgcagaggactaggagtcattgcatatgacaaccatgtttatgca atTGGTGGCTGCAATAGAACAGactgtctgcagaccgctgaggtctacaaccctcacaccaacacttGGCGCATCGTGTCCTCCGTGCTGACCCCCCGCCGCAGCTTTGGtatcgaagtagttgaggaccggatctttgttgtcgggggcttctGTGGCTACAACATCATctctaatgttgagtactatgacagtgagacgaatgagtggtctcaggcctgcgacatggacgtcTTCCGCggcgctctgagctgctgtgtgttttcgggtcttcccaacatggccgactacaccatccctcgttaG
- the LOC114446586 gene encoding kelch-like protein 10 — protein MMELIIEFAYTGSVNVTESNALRLFMAADYLCIEDLVQICCKSFEKLLCPHNCISIWQFTQNYHIPELQLKAFHYVLSHFEHVVFSEEFLQLSAQDVSDIISRDNLNVRQEAAVFEAIIRWITHEPQEREGYADLLLPKVRLSMMPTEYIQSHVLSNKLVTDNLRCQAMVSEVIECKDRILGRPRLPPAILLAIGGWNSSGLCIEAFDVRANRWMNITNLSERPRAYHGAAYLGGYVYCVGGIDQVLTETNSVCRFNLSTRTWQEVAPMHYRRCYVSVTVLNGCIYAMGGHDGRTHLSSAEFYQPETNQWLEIAPMHEQRSDASCTALNGKIYICGGWNGNEYLQTAECYNPETNQWTLISPMSSRRRGLGVIAYDNHVYAVGGRNRKDCLQTAEVYNPHTNTWCSVSSMMTPRCNFGIEVVEDRIFVVGGFCGYNIISNVEYYDSETNEWSQACDMDVFRSDLSCCVLSGLPNMADYTIPREN, from the exons atgatggagctcatcattgagtttgcatacaccggctctgttaacgtgacagagtccaatgcactgaggcttttcatggcagctgattacctctGTATCGAGGacctggtgcaaatatgctgcaaatcTTTTGAAAAGCTGCTCTGCCCACACAACTGCATcagcatctggcagttcacacaAAACTACCACATCCCTGAACTGCagctcaaggctttccactatgtcctcagtcactttgagcaCGTGGTTTTCagcgaagagttcctgcagctctcggcccaggatgtcagtgacatcatcagccgtgACAACCtgaatgtgagacaggaggcagcagtgtttgaggccatcattcggtggatcacacatgaacctcaggaacgagaaggatacgcagatcttctcctgccaaag gtcaggctgagcatgatgcctacagagtacatacagagtcatgtgctgtccaataagctggtgacggacaacttgaggtgccaggccatggtctctgaggtcatcgaatgcaaagacagaatcctcggtcggcctcgtctgcctcCTGCCATtctattggccattggaggctggaACAGCAGCGGTCTATGtatcgaggcatttgacgtccgtgcaaatcgctggatgaacataacaaacctttctgagcgTCCTCGTGCctatcatggtgcagcctacctcggtgggtatgtctactgtgttggtggcatTGACCAGGTGTTGACAGAAACCAATAGTGTGTGCAGGTTCAACCTGAGCACACGGAcgtggcaagaggtggcaccgatgcactatcgccgctgttatgtgagcgtgactgtgctgaacgggtgcatctacgccatgggaggccATGATGGGCGcacacatctcagcagtgctgagttctaccagccagaaaccaaccagtggcttgaaattgcacccatgcatgagcagaggagcgacgccagctgcacagcactcaacggcaag atctacatatgtggtggatggAACGGGAATGAgtacctgcaaacagcagagtgctacaacccagagaccaaccagtggaccctgatctctcccatgagcagccggcgcagaggactaggagtcattgcatatgacaaccatgtttatgca gttggtggccgCAATAGAAAAGactgtctgcagaccgctgaggtctacaaccctcacaccaacacctggtgCAGCGtctcctccatgatgaccccccgctgcaactttggcatcgaagtagttgaggaccggatctttgttgtcgggggcttctGTGGCTACAACATCATctctaatgttgagtactatgacagtgagacgaatgagtggtctcaggcctgcgacatggacgtcTTCCGCAGcgatctgagctgctgtgtgctttctggtcttcccaacatggccgactacaccatccctcgtgaaaATTAG